The following proteins are encoded in a genomic region of Methanoculleus bourgensis MS2:
- a CDS encoding cohesin domain-containing protein, whose product MRFPTLLACCLAVCMLAGNASAETRIMIPEGSFEGTADLPVIISGITAATGVSFELSYDKDTVRIESITASSEIPGSNVIPRIDNDAGYAKVAVTNTEGISAAESASLAVIRFTRVGSGEGTVTIQNPQWSDTQFVANNFDVVLDGNIVSLEIVTPAETAASSSSSGGSSSSSSASIATPTSERTVTPAVTATVPRATTVLPVSSNDTAETPPAVSPGTTTESTQPPVTPKAAPGFCMATVFTAGLSGIALLLYRRS is encoded by the coding sequence ATGAGATTTCCCACCCTTCTAGCATGCTGCCTGGCGGTATGCATGCTGGCTGGAAATGCGAGTGCAGAAACCCGGATTATGATCCCGGAAGGCTCCTTTGAGGGCACCGCCGACCTTCCCGTCATCATCTCCGGGATCACAGCGGCGACTGGTGTGTCGTTTGAACTGTCCTACGACAAAGACACTGTCCGTATTGAGAGCATCACCGCGAGCAGCGAGATCCCGGGCTCGAACGTAATACCCAGGATCGACAACGATGCGGGGTATGCGAAGGTAGCCGTCACCAACACGGAGGGGATCTCCGCCGCAGAGTCGGCCTCTCTTGCCGTCATCCGGTTCACCCGCGTCGGGTCCGGCGAGGGCACCGTGACCATCCAGAACCCCCAGTGGAGCGATACGCAGTTTGTGGCGAACAACTTTGATGTCGTTCTCGACGGAAACATCGTCTCCCTGGAGATTGTGACGCCGGCGGAAACCGCCGCATCGTCTTCCAGCTCAGGGGGCTCCTCATCATCATCCAGCGCTTCTATAGCGACCCCGACCTCTGAGCGTACTGTGACTCCTGCGGTCACCGCAACCGTCCCCCGGGCAACCACCGTGCTGCCGGTATCTTCGAATGATACCGCCGAAACCCCCCCTGCCGTATCCCCGGGTACAACCACAGAGAGTACGCAACCGCCTGTCACCCCGAAGGCGGCTCCGGGATTCTGTATGGCGACGGTTTTTACAGCGGGGCTTTCAGGCATCGCGCTTCTGCTGTATCGCCGCTCCTGA